One genomic region from Skermania piniformis encodes:
- a CDS encoding fused (3R)-hydroxyacyl-ACP dehydratase subunits HadA/HadB, which translates to MTTTLDVTAHSQSKLGLRYRDEDSYEVGREKVREYARAVQDRNQAHWDEAAAAELGLSGLITPTTFMSIPAMMANRRLFEKILVGYEAFVQTDQVFEFYAPVVSGDRVTTDVELSGVRNIAGKDLLTVTNTFTDEADRVVQVMHTTVAGLTGADVEPGIRESVKGVLAHGLELDQSDEPAVIDEPAPVGPVATDSVTRTSRTSIRFDDAQIGAELPPRIARVARGDLVNYAGVAGDANPIHWNDDIAIRIGLPGVIAHGMLTIGYCAGFVNAWSGDPAALTKFTARLSNTVLVDADDGSEIEYTGKIKSLDPESRSALVAISAKSGGKKIFGLATATVRLS; encoded by the coding sequence ATGACCACGACCTTGGACGTGACCGCCCACTCGCAGTCGAAGCTCGGCCTCCGCTACCGCGACGAGGACAGCTACGAGGTCGGCAGGGAAAAGGTCCGCGAGTATGCACGGGCGGTGCAGGACCGGAACCAGGCGCATTGGGACGAGGCGGCGGCTGCGGAGCTGGGTCTGAGCGGACTGATCACGCCGACGACATTCATGTCGATCCCGGCGATGATGGCCAACCGTCGGCTGTTCGAGAAGATCCTGGTCGGCTACGAGGCGTTCGTGCAGACCGACCAAGTCTTCGAGTTCTACGCTCCGGTCGTCTCCGGTGATCGAGTCACCACCGACGTCGAGCTCTCCGGCGTCCGCAACATCGCCGGCAAGGACCTGCTGACCGTCACCAACACCTTCACCGACGAGGCGGACCGGGTGGTCCAGGTGATGCACACCACGGTGGCCGGGCTGACCGGCGCCGACGTGGAACCCGGCATCCGAGAGTCGGTCAAGGGAGTGCTGGCGCACGGGCTGGAACTGGACCAGAGCGACGAACCGGCGGTGATCGACGAACCGGCACCGGTCGGGCCGGTCGCGACCGACAGCGTCACCCGCACGTCGCGGACGTCGATTCGATTCGACGACGCGCAGATCGGTGCCGAGTTGCCGCCGCGGATCGCTCGGGTCGCCCGCGGTGACCTGGTCAACTACGCGGGTGTGGCCGGCGACGCCAATCCGATCCACTGGAACGACGACATCGCGATCCGGATCGGGCTACCCGGCGTGATCGCGCACGGAATGTTGACCATCGGGTACTGCGCCGGCTTCGTCAACGCGTGGTCCGGCGACCCGGCGGCACTGACCAAGTTCACCGCGCGGCTGTCGAACACCGTGCTGGTGGACGCCGACGACGGTAGTGAGATCGAATACACCGGCAAGATCAAATCTTTGGATCCGGAGAGCCGCTCCGCCCTGGTCGCCATCAGCGCCAAATCCGGCGGCAAGAAGATCTTCGGCTTGGCCACTGCCACCGTCCGGCTCAGCTGA